Sequence from the Nocardia cyriacigeorgica GUH-2 genome:
CAAGCGCATGCTGGGGAACCGCGCGTCCGCCGAATCCGGTGCCGCGGAGCCCGAATCCGCCGAGGCCGAGGAATCCGTGCGGTACTGAAGGCCATCGGTGCGCGGGCCGAACGCTCGCCGGCCGGCCATCGGGTCGAACCGGATGGCCGTACACACGGCCGCGTCGTTCACCCGCCCGCTGCTGCGCCGCCGATATCGTTGGGCACCCGGTCCGGCGTCGCTCGACCGCACCGATCGGGTGCCTGTCCCGCCGTCGTTCCAGCCACGGAGAACCGATGAAACGCGCGTCGCGTAAAGGCCGAAAGCCCGGGCCGCCCCCGGCCGACCCACTCCCGAGACCGAGACCGCGCCCGTGCTGACCGCGGCGAGCATTGCGCTCGGAATCCTCGTCGTCCTGCTCATCACCGCCCTGACCGGGTACTTCGTCGCCCAGGAATTCGCCTACATGGCGGTGGACCGGTCCCGGTTGAAGGCACGCGCCGCAGCGGGGGACAAGCCGGCCGCCCGGGCGCTTGGCGTCACGCGGCGCACCTCGTTCATGCTCTCCGGTGCGCAGCTGGGTATCACCGTCACCGGTCTGCTCGTCGGCTATGTCGCCGAACCGTTGATCGGTCGCGGGCTGGGCGAGCTGCTCGGCGGAGTCGGTGTGCCCGCCGGCGCAGGAATCGCGGTCGGCGCGGTACTGGCCATCGCGTTCTCCACCCTGGTGCAGATGCTCTTCGGTGAGCTCTTTCCGAAGAACCTCGCCATTGCCAGACCCGAGCCGGTGGCGCGCCGGCTCGCCACCTCCACGACGGTGTATCTGAAGCTGTTCGGCTGGCTGATCTGGTTGTTCGACCAGTCCTCGAATGTGCTTCTGCGCGCGCTGCGCATCGAACCGGTGCACGACGTGGAACACTCGGCCACCCCGCGCGACCTCGAGCACATCGTCGCCAGCTCGCGGGCGGCCGGTGAGTTGCCGCGCGAGCTGTCGACACTGCTCGACCGGATCCTGGACTTCCCGACCGCCGACGCCGAGCACGCCATGATCCCGCGCTCGCGCGTCGACACCGTGCACCTCGATGATCCGGTCGCGCAGGTGCTGGCGCGCATGGGCACCGGACACACCCGATACCCGGTCGTCGGAACCTCGAGCGACGACCTGCGCGGCATCATCCATCTGCACGACCTGCTCGACGGCTCCGCGGCGGGCACGGCCGCCCAGCATCTGCGTCCGGCCGTCGTGGTCCCGGGTTCACTGGCCTTGCCCGAGGTCGTCGCGCAGTTGGATGCGGCCGGTGACGAGATGGCGCTGGTGGTCGACGAATACGGTGGGTTCGCCGGCATCGTCACGATCGAGGACATCGCCGAGGAGCTGGTCGGTGAGATCGCCGACGAGCATGACACCGGGCCTGATACCGGCATCGTCGCCGAGGGGGACGGCTGGGTGGTGGCCGGGGATGTCCACCTGGACGAGATCGAACGTGTGCTCGAGGTCGAACTGCCCGCCGGCGATTACGAAACCATCGCCGGGCTGGTCATTTCCGCCTACGGCGGACTGCCGGAGCCGGGGACGCGGGTCGAGATCGCGCTCGCACCCAGCGGCGCCGACTACCTCGACGGACACCCGGCGGGCGAGCGCAGCCTGGAGGCGGAGGTCCGGGCGGTGGCCAAACATGTGCCGGCCTCGGTGTTCATGACCCTGCGGACCGAGCGTCAGGTGGCTGGTGATGAGTAATCCGTGGGTCGTCGCGGTCGTCACGATCGGATTGATCGCGGCCAGCGCCTTCTTCGTCGCCGTCGAATTCGCCCTGATCGCCGCACGGCGCCATCGTCTCGAAGACGCCGCCGTCACCAGCACCGCCGCCCGGGCCGCGCTGCGCAGTTCCGCGGAACTGTCGGTGCTGCTGGCGGGTTCGCAGCTCGGCATCACCGTGTGCACCCTGGCGCTCGGTGCGATCACCAAACCCGCGGTGCACCATTGGCTCACGCCGTTGTTCGACGACGCCGGCGCGCCGTTGTGGGCCGCCGATGTGGCCGGGTTCGTGCTGGCGCTGGTGATCGTCACCTTCCTGCACCTGGTGGTGGGGGAGATGGCGCCGAAGTCGTGGGCGATCGCGCATCCCGAGCGGTCGGCCACGGTGCTCGCCATCCCGATGCGCGCCTTCATGGCCGTCACCCGACCGCTGTTGCACCTGCTGAACCAGATGGCGAACTGGTGCCTGCGCCGGGTAGGGGTGACGCCGGTCGACGAAGTCGATTCCGGACAGGACCCGGCCGCGTTGCGCCACCTCGTCGAATATTCCGCCACCGCGGGCACTCTCGACGAACGCTATCGCGGCAACCTGATCAGCGCCCTCGAGCTGGAGCAACTGACCGTCGGTGACCTGATGCGCCCGGACACCGATCCCGACGCGGTGGCGCCCAGCGCGCACCGCGACGAGATCCAGGCGGCCTCGCGCGCCACCGGCCACCTGCGGCTGCTGGTCCGCGACGGCAACGACTTCCGAGGCGTGGTGCACGTGCGCGACAGCCTCACCGCCCCGCCACAGTCCACCGCAGCGGAGCTGATGCGACCGGTGCTCACACTGTCCGTGGACACACCCATCTACGAAGCGCTGCACACCATGCGCGAGACCCGCACCCATCTGGCGGTGGTGACCGGCGAAACCGGCGGCATGGCCGGGCTGATCACCATCACCGATGTGCTGCGGCGCCTGCTGCCCACCGCGACGGGCGAGCCGGATCAGCG
This genomic interval carries:
- a CDS encoding hemolysin family protein, with product MSNPWVVAVVTIGLIAASAFFVAVEFALIAARRHRLEDAAVTSTAARAALRSSAELSVLLAGSQLGITVCTLALGAITKPAVHHWLTPLFDDAGAPLWAADVAGFVLALVIVTFLHLVVGEMAPKSWAIAHPERSATVLAIPMRAFMAVTRPLLHLLNQMANWCLRRVGVTPVDEVDSGQDPAALRHLVEYSATAGTLDERYRGNLISALELEQLTVGDLMRPDTDPDAVAPSAHRDEIQAASRATGHLRLLVRDGNDFRGVVHVRDSLTAPPQSTAAELMRPVLTLSVDTPIYEALHTMRETRTHLAVVTGETGGMAGLITITDVLRRLLPTATGEPDQRVV
- a CDS encoding hemolysin family protein, translated to MLTAASIALGILVVLLITALTGYFVAQEFAYMAVDRSRLKARAAAGDKPAARALGVTRRTSFMLSGAQLGITVTGLLVGYVAEPLIGRGLGELLGGVGVPAGAGIAVGAVLAIAFSTLVQMLFGELFPKNLAIARPEPVARRLATSTTVYLKLFGWLIWLFDQSSNVLLRALRIEPVHDVEHSATPRDLEHIVASSRAAGELPRELSTLLDRILDFPTADAEHAMIPRSRVDTVHLDDPVAQVLARMGTGHTRYPVVGTSSDDLRGIIHLHDLLDGSAAGTAAQHLRPAVVVPGSLALPEVVAQLDAAGDEMALVVDEYGGFAGIVTIEDIAEELVGEIADEHDTGPDTGIVAEGDGWVVAGDVHLDEIERVLEVELPAGDYETIAGLVISAYGGLPEPGTRVEIALAPSGADYLDGHPAGERSLEAEVRAVAKHVPASVFMTLRTERQVAGDE